GGGCACGCGGGAGCGCCAGCATGGACTGCCGGAATCGCCGCCGGAGCAGCCCGCTGGCGGAGGCCAGCACCAGCCGACTCACCCGCTGGGGCGCCAACGCGGCAACGTGCAGGCTGATATGCCCTCCCATCGAATGGCCGATGAGCGTGACGTGCTCCAGACCAGCGTGCTCCAGCCACGCGGCAATCAAGCGGGCGGCCGCTCGTACGCCGAGTGCCATCTGGCGGCGGGCACGTCCATACCCGACAAGGTCAACGACATGGACACGGTAGTTCTGGGCAAACACAGGGGTATTGTGCTGCCACCATTTCCCGGAACCACTCAGGCCATGAACGAGAACCAATGACGGCCCCGCTCCCTGGGTGGTGATGTGGAGTCTTGCCCCATCAAGTTCGAAATTCGTCAACTCCACAGCGCCTACACTATGCCGTTCGAGAAACGGGTGCCGTGCGCCCCAGCTGGGAGAGGCATATTGGTACAGAGGTAATGAAGACAGAGTAAGTGAAAGTATTCACGATTATACCGGCTCGTGAGATTTTTGTTGGCTATCGTATTTTTTCTCTACCGGCTAATGCCCCTTGATTGACCAACTCGAGAAAACGCCTGTGCAGGTGCCTATCCTCAGTCAGCTCAGGGTGGAAAGCACTACCCAGGACCCGATCTTGCTGTACTAGCACGGCCTGACCGGCAATCGAGGCGAGCACCTCGACCTGTGACCCCACCCGGACGAAGGCTGGAGCGCGGATAAACACGGCCTCGAGGGGAGCGTCAAATCCCTTCACATCAAGTTGGGTGGTAAAGGAATCCACCTGCCGCCCAAACGCATTGCGCTGCACCGTCACGTCCAATAGACCGAAGCTGCGCTGCCGCCCGCCATCCTGCGGTGGAGCGCCGAGGATGTCGGTGGCCAGCAGGATTGCTCCGGCACAGGTGCCCCACAGCACGCCGCCCGAGAAATGCAGCTCGCGAATTGGCTTCCACAGGTCGAAGCTGTCGAGCAGGCGACCCATGGTCGTGCTCTCCCCTCCAGGCAGCACCAGACCTTGCAGGCCCTCCAGATCGCCCGGTAGGCGCACCTCGCGGACGCTCGCTCCGAGGGCCTCAAAATGACGACGGTGCTCACGGAAGGCGCCCTGGAGAGCCAGAACGCCTACCCTGGGCTGCTCTCTCATCTACCAGCCACGGCTGGCAAGACGCTCAGTGGGAATCAGCTCATCGATGTTGATCCCGGTCATCGGTGCGCCCAGATCCTCGCTGATCTCGGCGAGCACGTCCGGATTCTGAAAGTGTGTCACGGCCTTGACGATCGCCTGTGCCCGGCGTTCCGGATTGTCGCTCTTGAAGATGCCGCTGCCGACAAAGACGCCGTCGAGGCCCAGCACCATCATCAGTGCCGCGTCGGCCGGCGTGGCGACTCCGCCCGCCGCGAAGTTCACCACGGGCAACTTCCCGTGCGCGTGCACATACCGCACGAGTTCATAGGGGGCCTGCAGGTCGCGGGCGACGGTCATGAGTTCCTCGGCAGGCCGGGCCTGAACAGTGCGGATGTCACCCAACACCGCGCGGGCATGCCGGACGGCCTCGACCACATTGCCGGTGCCGGCTTCCCCCTTGGTGCGGATCATGCTGGCGCCTTCCCCCACCCGGCGCAGGGCCTCTCCGAGGTTCTTCGCGCCGCACACGAAAGGCACCTTGAACTCCGACTTCAGGATGTGGAACTGCTCGTCGGCCGGCGTGAGCACTTCAGATTCATCGATGAAATCCACGCCGAGGGCCTGCAGGATCTGGGCCTCGACGATGTGACCGATCCGCACCTTGGCCATCACGGGAATGGTCACGGCCGCGATGATTTCCTTGATCATCTTGGGGTCGCTCATGCGGGCGACGCCCCCATCCTGGCGGATATCGGCAGGTACCCGCTCCAGCGCCATGACAGCGGTCGCGCCGGCGGCCTCGGCGATCCGAGCCTGATCGGCCGTGACGACGTCCATGATGACGCCGCCCTTGAACATCTCGGCAAAGCCCTGCTTCAGTTGGGGAGTTCCAGTGGTGGCGTCGCTCATGCCCCCACCATACGCATACCCTGACCCCATCGGTAGGGTCAGAGTCAGGACTCTATGGGGTCAGTCTTCTTGGGAGGTCTGCCTGCGCGTAGCCCAGGTGCGGTCGATCACCACCATCAATTCAGATGGCCGGAAGGGTTTGAGCAGGTAATCCACCACGACGTCGCTTCCAAACTCCGGCATGCTGTCAGGACGGTTCAAGCCGGACAGGAACACGATCGGAGGCAACGGATGAACGGTGCTTTGAAGCTGCCGCACCGTCTCGAACCCGTCCCACGGTGTCATGAGGACGTCCATGATGATCACGTCCACACTCTGACATTCGAGCACGGCCAGCGCCTGTGGCCCACCCGACGCGGTACACACCTGGTATCCCTGCATGGTCAGGGTCAGATCCAGCAGTTCCAGAATCTGCTCCTCATCGTCCACAACGAGCAGACGGAGTCCCGTGGCCTCAGGCTCGGACGTCATGGCAGTAGGGCGAGCGGGTCGACCGGCTGGCCACCCAGGCGCACCTCGAAATGCAGGTGCGGCCCCGTACAGATCCCGGAACAGCCTACGTACCCGAGGAGCTGACCCTGTGACACCCGCTGGCCCACGACGACCGCCGCGCGGCTCATGTGACCGTAGATGATGGTGCTGTTGCCGCTGACCATGAACACGTTCAGGCCGAAATCGCCGTACCCGCTCTTG
The Deinococcus sp. KSM4-11 DNA segment above includes these coding regions:
- a CDS encoding alpha/beta fold hydrolase; the protein is MELTNFELDGARLHITTQGAGPSLVLVHGLSGSGKWWQHNTPVFAQNYRVHVVDLVGYGRARRQMALGVRAAARLIAAWLEHAGLEHVTLIGHSMGGHISLHVAALAPQRVSRLVLASASGLLRRRFRQSMLALPRALVVGRKRFLPQILGDAWRAGPRNLLISSRDLLRDSVQDVLPAITVPTLVIWGARDALVPLTIGELLVGTLQNARLEVIAGAGHVVMVDAATTFNRLVLEFLAESSGSIGRPR
- the pdxT gene encoding pyridoxal 5'-phosphate synthase glutaminase subunit PdxT is translated as MREQPRVGVLALQGAFREHRRHFEALGASVREVRLPGDLEGLQGLVLPGGESTTMGRLLDSFDLWKPIRELHFSGGVLWGTCAGAILLATDILGAPPQDGGRQRSFGLLDVTVQRNAFGRQVDSFTTQLDVKGFDAPLEAVFIRAPAFVRVGSQVEVLASIAGQAVLVQQDRVLGSAFHPELTEDRHLHRRFLELVNQGALAGREKIR
- the pdxS gene encoding pyridoxal 5'-phosphate synthase lyase subunit PdxS, translated to MSDATTGTPQLKQGFAEMFKGGVIMDVVTADQARIAEAAGATAVMALERVPADIRQDGGVARMSDPKMIKEIIAAVTIPVMAKVRIGHIVEAQILQALGVDFIDESEVLTPADEQFHILKSEFKVPFVCGAKNLGEALRRVGEGASMIRTKGEAGTGNVVEAVRHARAVLGDIRTVQARPAEELMTVARDLQAPYELVRYVHAHGKLPVVNFAAGGVATPADAALMMVLGLDGVFVGSGIFKSDNPERRAQAIVKAVTHFQNPDVLAEISEDLGAPMTGINIDELIPTERLASRGW
- a CDS encoding two-component system response regulator — encoded protein: MTSEPEATGLRLLVVDDEEQILELLDLTLTMQGYQVCTASGGPQALAVLECQSVDVIIMDVLMTPWDGFETVRQLQSTVHPLPPIVFLSGLNRPDSMPEFGSDVVVDYLLKPFRPSELMVVIDRTWATRRQTSQED